One region of Danio aesculapii chromosome 7, fDanAes4.1, whole genome shotgun sequence genomic DNA includes:
- the immp1l gene encoding mitochondrial inner membrane protease subunit 1 yields the protein MFRGFFVKTISFVGYTVQYGCVAHCAFEYVGEFVSCSGPSMEPTITNHDVVFSERISRHLYRIQKGDIIIAKSPSNPKMNICKRVIGLEGDKVCTSGPSDIFKTHTYVPRGHVWLEGDNLRNSTDSRSYGPIPYALIRGRVCLKLWPPQSFGVLAESPNDGRIL from the exons ATGTTTCGTGGTTTCTTTGTGAAGACGATCAGCTTTGTTGGCTACACCGTCCAGTATGGCTGCGTCGCTCACTGCGCCTTTGAATATGTTGGTGAATTTGTGTCg TGTTCAGGTCCTTCCATGGAGCCCACCATCACTAACCATGATGTGGTTTTCTCTGAACGAATAAGCCGCCACCTCTACCGCATACAAAA AGGGGATATTATTATAGCCAAAAGTCCTTCTAATCCCAAGATGAACATTTGTAAAAGAGTAATCGGGCTGGAGGGAGACAAAGTCTGCACCAGCGGACCATCTGACATCTTTAAAACACACACTTAT GTACCAAGAGGGCACGTGTGGCTGGAAGGCGATAACCTTCGGAATTCCACAGATTCCCGAAGCTATGGCCCAATTCCCTATGCCTTGATCCGAGGACGTGTTTGCTTAAAG ttGTGGCCGCCGCAGAGTTTTGGTGTATTGGCTGAGAGTCCTAACGATGGACGCATTTTATGA